The sequence GGCCAAAGTACATTTGATCCCAAAAATGAAAAAGGACTCAACATTGGACATTCATATAATTTCAATATGGGTTTTGTTCCTGGAAGTTTTATGAGTAATTCTGCTGGAGTTTCTGAATTAGAGGAAAATAGCTCTAAGTATCACTTTTTAAGACAAATTCTTGATAAGAACCTTATCGATGAGAGTATTAAATTCTGTAAGGCCATTGTAGATGAACTGTCCAACTCAACAGGTATAAGACAAGCAACTCAAGATGATGCTTATTACTTAGTTGACTATAGTACTCAGGCACATGACAAAAGTGGAGAAATTGTGCACGGAATTTTTCACCGTAACTTAGACATGACGAGAATGGCCAGCGTCCCCTTATGTGCAGCAGAGGCCTTAGTCCAAGATAATTTTGATGAAGCTGCAAGACTTTCTCGGTATGAAGAAAACCAAATTGACGGTTTAAATGGGCCAGATCGAGCACTTCAAGTTGCTCAAGGTTTCTACAAAGGAATATTAAAGTACATAAATCAAAAAAAATGTAACGCAGAAGACCTTTAAAGTAGACCAGCTCTTTTTAAAAGAGGTTCTATACTAGGATCATGTCCACGAAATTTTCTATAAAGATCCATCGGATGTTCGCTGTTCCCCTTAGATAATATATTATCTCTAAAAGAATTTGCAGTTTCTTTATCAAATATGCCTCTACTTTTGAAAAGCTCAAATGCATCAGCATCTAACACTTCGGCCCATTTGTAGCTGTAATAACCCGCTGAATATCCTCCGGCAAAAATATGTCCAAATGATGTAGAGAAAATAGCACCTTCTACAGGATCTAAGATTTGAAACTTTTTCATAACTTCTTTTTCAAACTCATAAATACTATGGATAGAAGATGGGTCTGTCACGTGCCAAGCAAGATCTATTGCTGCAAAAGATAGTTGCCTCATGGTCTGCCTGCCTTCTTGAAAAGAAAGTTCTTTTTTAATTTTTTCAAGCATTTCAGAAGAAAGTTTTTCACCAGTTTCATAATGTTCAGCAAATAAGTCTAAACACTCTTTTTCATAACACCAATTTTCTAAAATTTGGGAAGGAAGCTCAACAAAATCCCAAAGAACATTAGGTCCAGATAAAGTTTCATATTTCACGTTTGATAGCATTCCGTGTAGCGCATGTCCAAATTCATGAAACAGTGTTCTCACATCATTTAGAGTGAGAAGAGAGGGAGTTTTTGATGTGGGTTTAGGAAAATTACACACAATGCTCACATGAGGACGAACATTCACATCATTTTCGATGTACTGTCCTCTAAACTCAGTCATCCAAGCACCTTGTCTTTTAGATTCACGAGAATAAAAATCACCGTAAAATAGAGAAACTAATTCGTTTTTTTCATTGTAAACTTCATAAACTTTTACATCTTCGTGATAAACAGGAATTTTATTATTTTCTTTAAAACTTAAACCATATAGTTTACTTGCAACAGAAAATACTCCCCTAATGACTTTATCAAGTGAAAAGTAGGGCTTTAAATCTTCATCATTAAAATCCAAGACTTCTTTTTTCAATTTCTCACTATAATATGAATAATCCCAAGCTTTTAGTTCATCTTTTAATCCACTTGCCTGTGCAAATTTAAAAACATCTTGAACATCCTGCCTGGCCTTTTTGATTGATTTTTCGAAGAGACTTTCTAAAAAATCTTGTACTGTTTCGACATTTGTGGCCATTCTATTTTGAATTACAAAATCTGCATGATTCACAAATCCTAATAATTTTGCTCTTTTATTTCTTAAATTTAAAATCTTTTTGATATTTTCTTCATTATTGTTTTCATTTTTTTGGTTTGCTCTCATTGACGATGCTGTAAGAATTTTCTGTCGAAGTTCTCTGTTATCACAATATGTAACAAAAGGAAAAAAAGAGGGAAATTGTAAAGTAAAAACCCAACCTTCCTTTTTACGAGATTGGGCCTCGTGTTCAGCTGCTTCGATCACGTCTTTAGGAAGTCCTCTTAGATCATCTTCTTTTGTAATATGAAGCTCATAAGAATTGGTTTCTTTAAGTACTTTTTCACTATAGTCCAAGGATAGTTTAGAAAGTTCATTGTCTATTTTTCTTAATTCTTCTTTTTCTGAATCATTTAATAAGGCACCATTTCGAGTGAAGTCCGTATATGTTTTTTCAAGAAGTCTTTGATCTTCACCGGATAATGAAAACTGATCTTGCCTATCGAAAACACTTTTTATTTTAGTAAAAAGTTTATCATTCAATGTAATATCGTTGCTATATTCAGTAAGAATTGGTGAAATATCTTTGGCCAGTGCTTGCATTTCATCACTGGTATGGGCCGAGTTCAAATTAAAAAAAGCTCCTGAGACAATACTTAATTTTCTGCCTACTTTTTCCATCGCAATAATCGTATTTTCGAATGTAGGTTCATCTTCATTTGAAACAATATGATTGATATCTTCTTTTCCTTCTTCAATTAATTTCTTTATCGCAGGTAGATAGTCTTGAGTTTTGACTTTATCGAAAGGAAAAGACTGAAATGGTGTTTTAAATTCATCTAATAATTGGTCTGACATATACTCTCCTTTCTCAAGCGAAATCTGAGATTTATTGTATCAGAATTTGTTTATTTTTCATTAAAACTTCTGATCTTTTTTTAAATAAAAAAATCAAAACAACAAACCAGCTACTCAAGAAAAGACAAAGTGCACCATTTATAAAAGCGATACTTTGAAAATAGATGAGTACGATTGAGATAAGTCCTTTACTAAAACGATAGCAGACCATGTCGACTATATACTTTGCACCATATTTTTGTTTGTTTGTGAGTGGAAAATAGAGAATTTCTTTTGCTGTAGAAAAAAGAGAATAATCAACTCCTTTATAAATAATGAAAGTAATTGCAACTGGAATAAGTGAATTTCCATAAATTGCAAATCCAATAATTGTGGCCAGGGAATAGATTGTAGTAATAGAAAAATGTATATTTCTGTTTTTGAAATAGCGAAATAATAATGGTGTGATAAAAATTTGAACGAAGACTGATAATAAATTAATTAAACTGTAGAGAAGTCCAAAATAGCGTGTTTTTTCAGTTTTATCTGGAACTAATTCATGGAAGAGGAGATTAAACTTAAAATTTCCTACATTGATCACAAATTGAGTAATAGCTATAAGTAAAGTCAACATGGCGACGTATGATCCAACACCGTGAATTGAATTTAGGGGAGATTCATATTTCATTGAGCCATCATCACTGCGTGCTTCAAGGTTGAAACTGTGATCTGTTTGCCAAAATATAAATACTGTTGCTGCAATAAAAAGAAGAGAAAATAGAAAAATCCATTCAACTGGCCAGTAATTTGTAAGGAAGGAGGTTAACAGACCCCCTAATACGCCACCTATGCCACCAATGGCCCCGATAGGCCCATAGACTAATTTGGCCAATTTTACGTCTACGATACTGTTCACATAGCCAAAAACAATATTCACAAGCAAGACTATATATACTTCTTTGGCGACATAGAGAGGATAGACCCAAAAATTAACTCCGGCCTGTAAGATGAGAAAGGATAAAATAAAGAAGCAAACAGTAAAAATAGCAGAGATATTATAGATTCTTTGAATTTTAAACTTTATTTGAAATTTATTATAGAAAGCAATTGCTGCACCCAATACTATTATAGAGAGTCCCCACACAACTGGAGTATTTTTAGCTCCATAATGCTCCATAAAAAGGGCCTGAGTTGTTGAACGCATAAACGGGTATGAAAAAAGAAGAAGAAACATGCAACCACAGCAAAAAAGGAGATTTTGACGTGTTCGTCCTTCAACTTCTCCAAGTTCGTGATGGATATCTTTGATAGTCTGAATCAATGACATGCTTCCTCCGTTTAAGTGAAAGCTATATGAGAGAATTATATAAGGAGTCAATGACCGTGGACGTTTTTAATCTAGATAAAAACAAAATTTTCGCTAATGTATTGTTAAAAAATATTTCGTTTTTACTTTTTGATTACTTAGGCCACTTTTTGTTGCAAATTCAGTTTTTTTGCTTTTTAGGTTTTGGATTAACTCAGCAATTTCGATGGATTCACCAAGGTGAACGATTAAATTGGTAAGAATTTTTTCTTGGTTAAATACCACTGATAAAGAAATTTCATAGACATCTATGGCCTTTGACAAACACATCACACTCACTTCTTCTTCATTGATAGAAAATGAGCCCCAAAGACCTTCTGAGAGTAGAATACTTGTACTTTCATCTATGGTATCAAGATTTTTTTCGCTTTTAAGATTTAAAGTCGTACTCAGTTTAAGTGTTTGATTCTGTTTCTTGGTTTGTTTATTTTTTGATATATTGATTTTGCATTGTTTTTTTGTTGGTTCTAAATCATTCCAATACATTGATTTTACGTTGAAATTTCTACGAATAATCTTATCAATAAGTCCTTTTCGACTTTCTTCTGAATTGATTTCAATACAATTAGAATGTCTTTTAAGAGTAAAATCATCTTGCGGTTTAAGAAAATCGGAGACAGTTTTATAAACTTCATTTACTGAAGTTGTATCATCAAAACAATAGGTCTCAGCATAACTTTTAATCGTGATTAATGCAATAAAAGCTAAATATACAGGTATATACATACTCAGTCTTTTTTGAGAACAGAATCTCCAGTTTGTCTTTCTATGAATTCTTCTGCTGTATCAAACTTACACAGATCTAGAGTTGTCTTAAAATTGAAACTTTGTGGTAAGTCTGATGAAGGTATTTTCTCACATGTACAAACGAGTTCTTTCATAAAATCAAAAAATTTTGTCCTTGTTTGTTCGCTCATCAAGTGTTCCATAAGACATGCATCATTTTCTGCTGTTGATTCGTCAACACCAACAAAATCTTTTAAGAAATAGAACAGTAAGGTTCTTGATGAAAGTATTTTATGAACTTCGTCATGCCCTTTTTCAGTTAAAATTAAGAATTTACTGTCATCTTCTTCGTTTACTAATTCTTTTTTCTTCAGGTTATTAAGGGCAGTTGAAACTGAACCTTTGGTAAGACCCAGATCTTTTGCAATGTCAGTCACTCTAGCGTAACCTTTTTTTTCCTTTAATTTGTGAATAGTAAGTAGATAGTGAACCATTGAATGAGACAGTTCAACTTCATGATTTTGGTTAGTGGTTTTCTTTTGTGCCATTTCAAAAATCCATAGGGATAAGTGTCAATAAATGTTTGCATGGATAAAACTAATACGGCCTTACCCAAATGACAAGAATCATCAAATAATCAGTAACTTATACAAATTTCACATTTTTTCCTGCTTTTTGCCTTGTAAGTCTGTGTTAAAATGGGGTTTTGAGGGGAATTATGAAAGCATTTTTAATATTCATAACATTTTTTTTTCTTTCGGTTTTGAATGCAGAAGATACTACTGACCAAACTGAAAAGGATTATGACTCTCCTATTGTCAGAAATGGATCGGTTGTTAATTCTGGCGGCCTTACAGATCAAGAAAAACAACTCTCAGAAGAATATCATAATTCTTCTCGTTATAATCGAATTGTTAAAGAACAGTGTGATACTCTTAAAACTGATGCTTGCCATGAGGATGCAAATAACGCACTTATTGAATCGGTTGCAAAAGCATACTCAGCTTTTAATTTAGCTTCGGCCCCTGATATTACCAATAGTAAATTCTCTTTTGGTAAAGAAAGTGAAAAAAGCACACAGATAGCTACTGATGCTAAAACAGATCCTAATTCTACAGATGATACAAAATCGATGAAAGACTACTGCGTATACATTCCTGTTGGATTTGAAGCATTTGCTTTTGCTCAAGATATGGCCCAAGAAAAAACTCAGCTTTATGAATATGAAAATGCGAAGACAAATAAACAACGAGAGTCACTGGTTCAAATAAAAAAAGAGCATGAAAATCGAGCAAAAACAGCTGAATTTCAAACTATTGGATGGGGAGCAACAACAGCATGCTATCCCATAATGATAGCTTATAATTCAGGACTAACTAATTGGAAACCAGATGCTATGACAATGCTTAGATTTGCAGGAGCTGGTCTATTAACCTGGTTTTATAACGAGCAAGCTAGTGATCATAAAAACTATGCCAAGGACGTTGGAGATGTTTTAGAACATATGGATAGTCTTGGTAATTGTAACCCTGTGACGCAAAAAAAATGTTATTGTAATGATCCAAGTACTATGAATGATCCAAAATACTGTTCCGATGAAATTAAGGCCCGTATTGCAGCAAAGTATGATTCAACATTTAATAAGTGTACTAATTCACAACTAGATCAAGATCCTGATTGCGAATGTTTAAAAAATAATTCCTGTATAGATGAGGTTGTAATGAAGAGAATAACTGTTGATCCAAGTAATATTCACTTACAAAATTTCCCTCAGGATGTGGTTAAAGATGGTTTAACAGGAAAGATCAAAGATGCAGATTTAAACAAAAATGCAGCAAACACAAAAGCAATGGCCGATAAAGCGCTTGAGGAGCTTAAAAAGAATGATATTGATCCTATTGGCCGGGATTTGAATGCACAGGAGCTTAAGCAGTTTGATCTTTTAAAGAAATTAGGCGTTCCCGATGGGATTGCTTCAAATATTGCTGGTAGGCCATTAGATGATAAAGCAAAGGAGTTTATTGCAAATACGAAAGGTTTATCAAATATGCCTGACCTTCCAAAATTTAATCCCCAAGAAGACAGCAGAACACTTTCCTATACAAGTGGATCGGGTCTTAACAAGAAAAAGAAAAAAAGTTCAGATCAATTGGATTTTTTGAAACAATTTCAAGGAAAGAACAAAAATCAAGGTTCGGGTACAAGAGTTTCAGATTACGCAAATCAAGCACATGACAATGCGGCGATTTCAAATAAAAGAACAAAAAGCATCTTTAAAATTATTTCATACCGTTATCAAATGTCTGGATTGAAGGCACTTGAAAGGCCCTAATAAAAAAAGAATGAGTAAATCTATCAAGTTATCGAATTTTTTTCTCATATAAACATTTGCAATATAAAGCGTATAATTTGCTTATGACTCTTGGAAAATACCAATACCCTATTTTACTTTTTGATAGCGAATGTCCATTGTGTTTGCGTTTTAAGCAATCCCTTGAAAGAGTTATAGACTCTGAAATGCTGAATTATGCCTCTATTCATGACGAGGCAGTTTATAAAGTATATCCCTTTCTTACTAAAACAGCTTGCAATGAAGATGTTCATCTTATTCTATCGCCTGATAAAGTGTTGGTTGGAGCTGATGTTATTGAATATCTTATAAAAGATTTTCCAGTTGTAAAAAAATTCACTTGGTTATTAGATGGCGAAATGGGCAAAAAGGCCGTGGATCTTTTTCATAATTCAGTTAAAACTTATCGAAAATCCCTGCTTAAATGGTGTTCTAAGTGTAGGTGATTTATCAACTCAGAGCATAATTCAGATTAACCTTAAATTTGTAAATCATCCATCACTTGCAGATGATTGCTTATCTGGGCGTAAAGAGGTAAAACTTCTTTTTAAGAAATTCTAATGGAGGATCATTTTGCTGCCGTTTGACAAATCATTGGTAATCATCCCCACCTATAATGAAATCGATAATATTGAACGAATGATTAGAACTGTATTCAATGAGGTTAATTCAGATTTGTCTGTTTTAATCATTGAGGATGGCTCACCTGATGGAACTGCGGAAAAAGTTAAAGAATTACAAAAAGAGTACAAAAATCTCCATATGATAGAACGAAAAGGTAAGCTTGGACTAGGAACAGCATATGTAACAGGTTTCAAATGGGCATTGGAAAAAAGCTTTGAATTTGTTTTCGAAATGGATTGCGATTTTTCTCACGATCCAAAAGATCTTCCTAGGCTATTAGAAGCAGCACAGGAAAATGATCTTGTCATAGGTTCAAGATACATTGATGGTATCCGAATCATAAACTGGCCATTTAGAAGACTTCTCTTATCATATTGTGCATCTATCTACACTCGGTGTATTACAGGAATCCAAATTAAAGATGTTACTGGTGGGTTTAAGTGCTTTACTCGTAAAGCACTTCAGTCTCTTAATTTAGATAAAATCTTTTCCAATGGATATTCTTTTCAGTTGGAGCTTAACTACAAAATATGGGCAAAAAAAATGAGAATCAAAGAGGTTCCCATTATTTTTTACGAAAGAAGAGATGGCCAGTCAAAAATGAATGGGGGAATAGTATTTGAAGCGATCTTTGCTGTTTTTAAGTTAAGATTTAGAAAAATACTAGGTATCTTAAGTTAATTTTGTCGATCAATTTTTTTTGTTTTTAAAAATTCACTTTGTCTAAAAAATAGATGGATAGACGTTCAAAGTATTCTGGTGTTGTTATAAAAAATCCTTGAGAGGAATTTGACCTTCAGGCAATTAATACGTTTTTCGCATATCTTCAATTATAGCTAGCACTAATTTGGCCCATTTAGATAACACTATAGTTGCTTCCTGATTTACCGATTTCAACATCACAGACTTTGAAAGGGGCCGGAGCAATCAATCTGATTTATAGAGATCGTCATTCAATGGCCATAGACAGATAAGAAAGAAAATCCAAGTCGTTCCATATTCGAGAAGTTCACCCTTTTTGGGCGAAGGGCAAGTGGAAATCAAAGCAAAGAGAAATATTTGCGAGAGAATAAAAATATTTCTCGGGACAGGGATGGCCAATTTGCTTATATAATTTTTTATTTTTGAACTATATCTGTAGAGAACTGGTAGAATCAGAAGATAAAAGGAAACACAAATTCCCAGAAATGTTCCAAAGATAATTTTATTAATTTTTTTACCACCAAGAACAAGGTTATGAATGTTCATTTCTCTTTGAGAATTATTGTGCTTAAAAAACTCCGATGGCTCTATCCCAAAAAGTCTTTGTCCCCATGAAATTTCCTCTCCAGCACCAAAGAAAAATACTGCTGCGACTCCTAACATAAGTGCCAAAAATAAAAGGGATTTCTTTTTCCTTAACTTAACTACTCTAACGATCCAAAGAATGCACGATGACATTAGAGCAACTACAGTTAGCCATTCAATAGGGCCATCTTCGACCGTATAAACAGAACCTAAGTAAGTTTCATTGCAAAAACATAGGTAGTATCCATAAAATATTGGAAGGAAAATTAAAATTAAAGGAAGTATATGTTTTTTTTCTATATTAAGACTTAGTTTCACTTTCACCCAATCCGTTAAACATTTCAATTCTCATTTGATGTCTTCCACCTTCAAATTTGGAGGTGAGCCATGAATCTGTAATCGCAATTAATTCATCTACAGTATTTGTTCTTGCGCCCAAACATAGAATATTAGCATCATTGTGTTGTCTACTTAAAGCTGCGTCTTCCTTTGTTCGACAAAGAGCTGCTCTAACATTCTTAAATCGATTGGCCACCATTGAGACACCAATACCTGAGCCACATAGCAGTATTCCAAGATCATTTTCACTATTTGCAACTGAAGTGGCAACTTTTTTTGCAAACTCAGGATAATGACAACTTTTAGTTGAATTAGTCCCTAAGTCCACGACTTGAATATTTTCTGATAAATAAATCTTCAGTTGCTCCTTGGCCTCAAAAGCTGCGTGATCACATCCAATGTAAATTTTCAAAATTATTCCTTTAAAATATAAGGGGCATAATTGCCCCTTTTCATTTTTTAATAACGATAATGTTCTGGTTTATATGGGCCATTAACGGGAATATCAAGATACTCAGCTTGCTGAGTTGTAAGTGTATCTATATTAACATTTATTTTAGCGAGATGAGATCTAGCAACTTTCTCGTCGAGGTGTTTTGGTAACATATAGACTTTATTTTCGTATTTACTATGATTTTCCCATAATTCAATCTGGGCCAGAACTTGGTTTGTGAATGAATTACTCATAACAAAAGAAGGATGTCCTGTTGCACATCCCAGATTCACAAGTCGCCCTTGAGCAAGTAGGATAATATTTCTCTTACCATCTTTTGAAGTATACTTATCAACTTGTG is a genomic window of Halobacteriovoraceae bacterium containing:
- a CDS encoding M3 family metallopeptidase, which produces MSDQLLDEFKTPFQSFPFDKVKTQDYLPAIKKLIEEGKEDINHIVSNEDEPTFENTIIAMEKVGRKLSIVSGAFFNLNSAHTSDEMQALAKDISPILTEYSNDITLNDKLFTKIKSVFDRQDQFSLSGEDQRLLEKTYTDFTRNGALLNDSEKEELRKIDNELSKLSLDYSEKVLKETNSYELHITKEDDLRGLPKDVIEAAEHEAQSRKKEGWVFTLQFPSFFPFVTYCDNRELRQKILTASSMRANQKNENNNEENIKKILNLRNKRAKLLGFVNHADFVIQNRMATNVETVQDFLESLFEKSIKKARQDVQDVFKFAQASGLKDELKAWDYSYYSEKLKKEVLDFNDEDLKPYFSLDKVIRGVFSVASKLYGLSFKENNKIPVYHEDVKVYEVYNEKNELVSLFYGDFYSRESKRQGAWMTEFRGQYIENDVNVRPHVSIVCNFPKPTSKTPSLLTLNDVRTLFHEFGHALHGMLSNVKYETLSGPNVLWDFVELPSQILENWCYEKECLDLFAEHYETGEKLSSEMLEKIKKELSFQEGRQTMRQLSFAAIDLAWHVTDPSSIHSIYEFEKEVMKKFQILDPVEGAIFSTSFGHIFAGGYSAGYYSYKWAEVLDADAFELFKSRGIFDKETANSFRDNILSKGNSEHPMDLYRKFRGHDPSIEPLLKRAGLL
- a CDS encoding metal-dependent transcriptional regulator, with product MAQKKTTNQNHEVELSHSMVHYLLTIHKLKEKKGYARVTDIAKDLGLTKGSVSTALNNLKKKELVNEEDDSKFLILTEKGHDEVHKILSSRTLLFYFLKDFVGVDESTAENDACLMEHLMSEQTRTKFFDFMKELVCTCEKIPSSDLPQSFNFKTTLDLCKFDTAEEFIERQTGDSVLKKD
- a CDS encoding DUF393 domain-containing protein: MQYKAYNLLMTLGKYQYPILLFDSECPLCLRFKQSLERVIDSEMLNYASIHDEAVYKVYPFLTKTACNEDVHLILSPDKVLVGADVIEYLIKDFPVVKKFTWLLDGEMGKKAVDLFHNSVKTYRKSLLKWCSKCR
- a CDS encoding polyprenol monophosphomannose synthase; translated protein: MLPFDKSLVIIPTYNEIDNIERMIRTVFNEVNSDLSVLIIEDGSPDGTAEKVKELQKEYKNLHMIERKGKLGLGTAYVTGFKWALEKSFEFVFEMDCDFSHDPKDLPRLLEAAQENDLVIGSRYIDGIRIINWPFRRLLLSYCASIYTRCITGIQIKDVTGGFKCFTRKALQSLNLDKIFSNGYSFQLELNYKIWAKKMRIKEVPIIFYERRDGQSKMNGGIVFEAIFAVFKLRFRKILGILS
- the rpiB gene encoding ribose 5-phosphate isomerase B — translated: MKIYIGCDHAAFEAKEQLKIYLSENIQVVDLGTNSTKSCHYPEFAKKVATSVANSENDLGILLCGSGIGVSMVANRFKNVRAALCRTKEDAALSRQHNDANILCLGARTNTVDELIAITDSWLTSKFEGGRHQMRIEMFNGLGESETKS